Proteins from a genomic interval of Stenotrophomonas sp. 24(2023):
- a CDS encoding Do family serine endopeptidase, giving the protein MRPIPTLLTLALAAAFGGFVATGINAHLDNRAAAATLAIPTSGALPASVAGQPVPSLAPMLEQAMPAVVSVNTKQVVRVRNPFFNDPFFRRLFPDIPQDRINESLGSGVIIDATKGLVLTNHHVIENADDVQVTLADGRTVKAEFLGSDRDTDIALIRIPADKLTALPLGNSDQLRVGDFVVAIGNPFGFTQTVTSGIVSAVGRSGIRGLGYQNFIQTDASINPGNSGGALVNLSGQLVGINTASFNPQGSMAGNIGLGLAIPSNLARNVVEQLVTKGEVVRGTLGIESQNLTPQLAQGLGLTEIRGALVTRVLAGSGAAAAGVRQGDLVVMANGQRVDSAEALHNIEGLAAVGSTLTLDVRRDGKPLQLKATLKEQARAVTGDTLDPRLSGATFADLPESLRQSGIDGVLVSDVRRGSRAATSGLLAGDIITAASAGEFTDLASWRANFQRRPEQLVLRIVRNNGQQQGQLVMR; this is encoded by the coding sequence ATGCGACCGATTCCCACCCTGCTCACGCTTGCACTGGCCGCTGCCTTCGGCGGCTTCGTGGCCACCGGCATCAATGCCCACCTGGACAACCGCGCCGCGGCAGCCACCCTGGCCATTCCCACCAGCGGCGCGCTGCCGGCATCGGTGGCCGGCCAGCCCGTGCCTTCGCTGGCGCCCATGCTGGAACAGGCCATGCCCGCCGTGGTCAGCGTCAACACCAAGCAGGTGGTGCGGGTACGCAACCCGTTCTTCAACGATCCGTTCTTCCGCCGCCTGTTCCCGGACATCCCGCAGGACCGCATCAATGAATCCCTCGGCTCGGGCGTCATCATCGATGCCACCAAGGGCCTGGTGCTGACCAACCACCACGTCATCGAGAACGCCGACGACGTGCAGGTGACCCTGGCCGACGGGCGCACGGTGAAGGCCGAGTTCCTGGGTTCGGACCGCGATACCGACATCGCGCTGATCCGCATTCCCGCCGACAAGCTGACCGCGCTGCCGCTGGGCAACAGCGACCAGCTGCGCGTGGGCGACTTCGTGGTGGCCATCGGCAATCCGTTCGGCTTCACCCAGACGGTCACCTCCGGCATCGTCTCGGCGGTGGGGCGCAGCGGCATCCGCGGGCTGGGCTACCAGAACTTCATCCAGACCGATGCGTCGATCAACCCCGGCAATTCCGGTGGCGCGCTGGTCAACCTGTCCGGCCAGCTGGTCGGCATCAACACCGCCAGCTTCAACCCGCAGGGCAGCATGGCCGGCAACATCGGCCTGGGCCTGGCCATTCCGTCCAACCTGGCGCGCAACGTGGTCGAGCAGCTGGTGACCAAGGGCGAAGTGGTGCGCGGCACGCTGGGCATCGAAAGCCAGAACCTCACCCCGCAGCTGGCGCAGGGCCTGGGCCTGACCGAAATCCGCGGCGCGCTGGTGACCCGCGTGCTGGCCGGTTCCGGCGCGGCAGCAGCAGGCGTGCGCCAGGGCGACCTGGTGGTGATGGCCAACGGCCAGCGCGTGGACAGCGCCGAAGCGCTGCACAACATCGAAGGGCTGGCGGCCGTCGGCAGCACCCTGACCCTGGACGTGCGCCGCGATGGCAAGCCGCTGCAGCTCAAGGCCACGCTGAAGGAGCAGGCACGCGCAGTCACCGGCGACACCCTGGACCCGCGCCTGTCCGGGGCGACCTTTGCCGACCTGCCCGAATCGCTGCGCCAGTCCGGCATCGATGGCGTGCTGGTCAGCGATGTGCGCCGAGGCAGCCGCGCGGCCACCTCGGGCCTGCTGGCCGGCGACATCATCACCGCCGCCAGTGCCGGCGAATTCACCGACCTGGCCAGCTGGCGCGCCAACTTCCAGCGCCGCCCCGAGCAGCTGGTGCTGCGCATCGTGCGCAACAATGGCCAGCAGCAGGGCCAGCTGGTGATGCGCTGA
- a CDS encoding histone, producing the protein MSNGNGVSVVTDAVENVKEAATNVGETIAHAAEDAVTAAKKTVKRARKAATTGVAKAKKAVAKVEKTVAKKAGKAAKSVGKTLAKAKQKLETAKKNAKAEAAALKKEVAKKKAAGTKAVAKKAAAAKKTTKAAGKKVAAVKKAATKKVATTKKTVAKKAAVAKKTVGKKVAVAKKAVAKKAAVAKKTVGKKAVVAKKTVGKKAAVAKKTVGKKVAVTKKTVAKKAVVAKKAVGKKAAVAKKTVGKKAVVAKKTVAKKAAPLKKVAAKKAPAKKAVAKRARK; encoded by the coding sequence ATGAGCAACGGTAATGGTGTGTCGGTTGTGACCGACGCTGTCGAGAACGTGAAAGAAGCCGCCACCAACGTTGGCGAAACCATCGCCCACGCCGCCGAAGACGCGGTGACCGCGGCGAAGAAGACCGTCAAGCGCGCCCGCAAGGCCGCCACCACCGGCGTGGCCAAGGCCAAGAAGGCCGTGGCCAAGGTCGAAAAGACCGTTGCCAAGAAGGCCGGCAAGGCCGCCAAGTCGGTCGGCAAGACCCTGGCCAAGGCCAAGCAGAAGCTGGAAACCGCCAAGAAGAACGCCAAGGCCGAAGCCGCTGCCCTGAAGAAGGAAGTGGCCAAGAAGAAGGCGGCGGGCACCAAGGCCGTGGCCAAGAAGGCAGCTGCTGCCAAGAAGACCACCAAGGCCGCTGGCAAGAAGGTTGCTGCGGTGAAGAAGGCCGCCACCAAGAAGGTTGCCACCACCAAGAAGACTGTTGCCAAGAAGGCGGCAGTGGCCAAGAAGACCGTCGGCAAGAAGGTCGCCGTGGCCAAGAAGGCCGTTGCCAAGAAGGCCGCGGTGGCCAAGAAGACCGTCGGCAAGAAGGCCGTCGTTGCCAAGAAGACCGTCGGCAAGAAGGCCGCCGTGGCCAAGAAGACCGTTGGCAAGAAGGTCGCCGTGACCAAGAAGACCGTCGCCAAGAAGGCGGTCGTTGCCAAGAAGGCCGTCGGCAAGAAGGCGGCGGTCGCCAAGAAGACCGTCGGCAAGAAGGCGGTCGTTGCCAAGAAGACCGTTGCCAAGAAGGCCGCGCCGCTGAAGAAGGTCGCCGCCAAGAAGGCTCCGGCCAAGAAGGCCGTCGCCAAGCGCGCCCGCAAGTAA
- a CDS encoding DUF1428 domain-containing protein — MHYIDGFVLAVPTANKQAFLDHANTGDSVFLEFGALRVLECWADDVPHGQVTDFFRAVQAQPDETVVFSWIEWPDKATRDAGMAKMMEDPRLDPKVNPMPFDGKRMIYGGFVPVVEQVR; from the coding sequence ATGCACTACATCGATGGATTCGTGCTGGCGGTTCCCACCGCCAACAAGCAGGCGTTCCTGGACCACGCCAATACCGGCGATTCGGTGTTCCTGGAATTCGGCGCACTGCGCGTGCTGGAGTGCTGGGCCGATGACGTGCCACACGGGCAGGTCACCGACTTCTTCCGGGCCGTGCAGGCACAACCGGACGAGACCGTGGTGTTTTCCTGGATCGAATGGCCGGACAAGGCCACCCGCGATGCAGGCATGGCGAAAATGATGGAAGACCCACGCCTGGACCCGAAGGTCAACCCGATGCCGTTCGACGGCAAGCGGATGATCTACGGAGGGTTCGTGCCGGTGGTGGAACAGGTGCGCTGA
- a CDS encoding prolyl oligopeptidase family serine peptidase — MPHPLSCIRRSLGILVFLLASPAAHALDAAAYQQAERVHDTRLRSVLRNTSVHPVWLADGRFWYERQDASGRSEPVLVDPARAARQVLFDADQLRAAITALVAAPQQLRTLDVQPDGPGLRLRLGDGRQTVMCLWPQRRCHPDTLPATPADALPSPDGTAWVQVHGHDLWLHRVDAPAQPLSRGGSEGNGYGTLPDFALRGLPRRAGRLPLPPFATWWAPQGTVLFGVRYDERALRDYPYLESAPATGARPIVHTVKLGLLGDREQVRQAWFVLDARSGQQRDIAVPDGWHVLTEAGPLGWDNGKVYTAIVSATPPARLRLVEIDLHSGGLRTVLEERSDTRVQLNLYTYNRPAVAVLPGQDTLVWFSQRDGWGHLYRVRLSDGAVLGQITRGDWAVRDLVGVDPATGLLYFTAGGVEGGDPYVRGLYQVALAGGPVRRLGQDTGDHAVDAGTGPLFGARPPRALAPDGHSLIDTVSRLDQAPLTVLRSTQDGRQLLELEQTDPTPALSAGWRPPRRERLLAADGHTPIHATVFFPKDYRDDGRFPIIDAMYGGVFTHNAPVSFTEAVSAQNPVSRASLAALGFVVVTIDGRGTAGRDKAFHDSSFLQGADLQLDDHVAAIGQLAQRYPGIDLQRVGIYGHSFGGYSAARALLRHPDFYRVAVASAGSHNFQGIYGGAVHGMDRLIGGVVPAAAMAGGVPAPFDRLDNTALAEHLRGHLLLAYGDLDENAPPAQTLQLAAALNRANRDYDLLYLAGQDHELFRNDAYFTRRMWDYFVRHLAGGDPPDYRLAPFPGGPG, encoded by the coding sequence ATGCCCCACCCGCTGTCGTGCATCCGAAGGTCCCTTGGAATACTGGTTTTCCTGCTGGCCAGCCCTGCCGCGCATGCATTGGATGCCGCGGCTTACCAGCAGGCCGAGCGCGTGCATGACACGCGCCTCCGCAGCGTGCTGCGCAACACCAGTGTGCACCCTGTCTGGCTGGCCGACGGCCGGTTCTGGTATGAACGCCAGGACGCATCCGGGCGCAGCGAGCCGGTGCTGGTCGATCCGGCCCGGGCAGCACGCCAGGTCCTGTTCGATGCCGACCAGCTGCGGGCGGCCATCACCGCGCTGGTCGCGGCGCCGCAGCAGCTGCGCACGCTCGATGTACAGCCCGATGGGCCGGGCCTGCGCCTGCGCCTGGGCGATGGACGGCAGACCGTCATGTGCCTGTGGCCGCAACGCCGATGCCATCCTGACACCCTGCCGGCCACGCCGGCCGATGCACTGCCCTCGCCCGATGGCACGGCCTGGGTGCAGGTGCATGGGCATGATCTGTGGCTGCACCGCGTCGATGCTCCGGCGCAGCCGCTCAGCCGTGGCGGAAGCGAAGGCAACGGCTACGGCACGCTGCCCGATTTCGCCCTGCGTGGCCTTCCGCGCCGGGCCGGCAGGCTGCCGTTGCCGCCGTTCGCCACCTGGTGGGCACCACAGGGCACCGTACTGTTCGGCGTGCGCTACGACGAACGGGCACTGCGGGATTACCCCTACCTGGAAAGTGCACCGGCCACCGGTGCCAGGCCCATCGTGCACACCGTCAAACTGGGTCTGCTGGGCGATCGCGAGCAGGTCCGGCAGGCATGGTTCGTGCTGGATGCCCGCAGCGGCCAGCAGCGTGACATCGCCGTGCCCGACGGCTGGCATGTGCTGACCGAAGCCGGCCCGCTGGGATGGGACAACGGCAAGGTCTATACCGCCATCGTGTCCGCCACGCCCCCTGCGCGGCTTCGCCTGGTGGAGATCGACCTGCACAGCGGTGGCCTGCGCACGGTGCTGGAGGAACGCAGCGACACCCGCGTGCAGCTGAACCTGTACACCTACAACCGCCCGGCCGTCGCGGTCCTGCCGGGGCAGGACACCCTGGTCTGGTTTTCGCAGCGTGATGGCTGGGGCCATCTCTATCGCGTCCGCCTGTCCGATGGTGCCGTTCTTGGGCAGATCACCCGGGGCGACTGGGCGGTCCGCGATCTGGTCGGCGTCGATCCGGCCACCGGCCTGCTCTATTTCACCGCCGGTGGCGTGGAGGGCGGCGACCCCTACGTCCGGGGGCTGTACCAGGTAGCACTGGCAGGAGGCCCGGTACGACGGCTTGGGCAGGACACGGGTGACCACGCTGTGGATGCCGGTACCGGCCCCTTGTTCGGCGCGCGGCCGCCGCGTGCGCTGGCACCGGATGGACACAGCCTCATCGATACCGTCTCCCGCCTGGACCAGGCCCCGCTGACCGTGCTGCGGTCCACCCAGGACGGGCGCCAGCTGCTGGAGCTGGAGCAGACCGACCCCACCCCGGCCCTTTCGGCAGGCTGGCGCCCTCCCCGGCGCGAGCGCCTGCTGGCCGCCGATGGGCACACGCCGATCCATGCCACGGTCTTTTTCCCGAAGGACTACCGCGACGACGGGCGGTTCCCGATCATCGACGCGATGTACGGTGGTGTATTCACCCACAACGCACCCGTCAGCTTCACCGAGGCCGTTTCGGCACAGAATCCGGTGTCACGCGCAAGCCTGGCGGCATTGGGCTTCGTGGTGGTGACCATCGATGGGCGCGGTACCGCCGGCCGCGACAAGGCCTTCCACGACAGCAGCTTCCTGCAGGGTGCGGACCTGCAGCTGGATGACCACGTGGCCGCCATCGGGCAGCTGGCCCAGCGCTACCCGGGCATCGATCTGCAGCGCGTGGGCATCTATGGCCATTCCTTCGGCGGCTACAGTGCTGCACGTGCCCTGCTGCGCCACCCGGACTTCTACCGCGTGGCCGTTGCCTCGGCGGGCAGCCACAACTTCCAGGGAATTTACGGCGGGGCCGTGCACGGCATGGACCGCCTGATCGGCGGGGTGGTACCGGCCGCGGCAATGGCCGGCGGCGTGCCGGCCCCGTTCGACCGGCTCGACAACACGGCCCTGGCCGAGCACCTGCGGGGCCACCTGCTGCTGGCCTACGGTGATCTGGACGAGAACGCGCCACCGGCGCAGACGCTGCAGCTGGCTGCGGCACTCAACCGCGCCAACCGTGACTACGACCTGCTCTACCTGGCCGGGCAGGACCACGAGCTGTTCCGCAATGACGCGTACTTCACGCGCCGGATGTGGGACTACTTCGTGCGCCACCTCGCCGGTGGCGACCCACCGGATTACCGGTTGGCGCCGTTTCCGGGTGGTCCTGGCTGA
- a CDS encoding Ax21 family protein produces MKTSLIALALAAALPFAASAAENLSYNYAEADYAKTDSDAFKADGWGVKGSYGFLPNFHAFGEYSRQEIDHTNLKLDQWKVGVGYNQEIANATDFVARVAYQKLDPKHGLDFNGYSAEAGIRTAFGPHAEVYGMVGYEDYAKKHGVNPDGQWYGRIGGQVKLNQNWGLNGELKMNRHGDKEYTVGPRFSW; encoded by the coding sequence ATGAAGACTTCGCTGATCGCCCTGGCCCTGGCCGCTGCCCTGCCGTTCGCTGCTTCGGCCGCAGAAAACCTGTCCTACAACTACGCTGAAGCCGACTACGCCAAGACCGACTCCGATGCGTTCAAGGCCGATGGCTGGGGCGTCAAGGGTTCCTACGGCTTCCTGCCGAACTTCCACGCCTTCGGCGAATACAGCCGCCAGGAAATCGACCACACCAACCTGAAGCTGGACCAGTGGAAGGTGGGCGTGGGCTACAACCAGGAAATCGCCAACGCGACCGACTTCGTGGCCCGCGTGGCTTACCAGAAGCTCGACCCGAAGCACGGCCTGGATTTCAACGGCTACAGCGCTGAAGCCGGCATCCGCACCGCTTTCGGTCCGCACGCCGAGGTCTACGGCATGGTCGGCTATGAAGACTACGCCAAGAAGCACGGCGTGAACCCGGATGGCCAGTGGTACGGCCGCATCGGTGGCCAGGTCAAGCTGAACCAGAACTGGGGCCTGAACGGCGAACTGAAGATGAACCGCCACGGTGACAAGGAATACACCGTTGGCCCGCGCTTCAGCTGGTAA
- a CDS encoding response regulator transcription factor, producing MSATPITPLRRRLALLDPHPVLRRGLEVVLCQQPGVQLQGSYGHGRGLLRALLRQPHDIDLLVVDVLPLDMPCDGMRFLRLLSRRWPALPILVLSAHCNASTVAMALEAGARGFLSKSAPAETLLRAVDVVVRGGRFVPAEMRAQLGRSRTQRWQHGLAPLSMREHEVVRLVLRGHRTSDMARTLGRAASTISTQKKSAYRKLGIRTDGDLFQIRHLLPAG from the coding sequence ATGTCCGCAACGCCCATAACGCCTCTGCGCAGGCGGCTGGCGCTGCTCGATCCTCATCCCGTCCTGCGCCGAGGGCTGGAAGTGGTGCTGTGCCAGCAACCCGGCGTGCAGCTGCAAGGCAGCTATGGGCATGGCCGAGGCCTGCTGCGCGCACTGCTCAGGCAGCCGCACGACATCGATCTGCTGGTGGTGGATGTGCTGCCGCTGGACATGCCATGCGATGGCATGCGTTTCCTGCGCCTGCTGTCGCGGCGTTGGCCCGCGCTGCCCATCCTGGTGCTGTCGGCGCACTGCAATGCCAGTACCGTGGCCATGGCGCTGGAAGCGGGCGCGCGCGGCTTCCTGTCCAAGTCCGCGCCGGCCGAGACCCTGCTGCGCGCCGTGGACGTGGTGGTACGGGGGGGGCGGTTCGTGCCGGCGGAAATGCGTGCCCAGCTGGGGCGCTCGCGCACGCAGCGCTGGCAGCATGGGCTGGCGCCGCTGAGCATGCGCGAGCATGAAGTGGTGCGGCTGGTGCTGCGCGGCCACCGCACCAGCGACATGGCGCGTACGCTCGGGCGTGCCGCCAGCACCATCAGCACGCAGAAGAAGTCGGCCTATCGCAAGCTGGGCATCCGTACCGATGGCGACCTGTTCCAGATCCGCCACCTGCTGCCTGCCGGCTGA
- a CDS encoding DUF6165 family protein — protein sequence MEAILTPVSIGELIDKITILEIKAERIGDATKLANVRTELDGLLPLLAAQLQAQPSLGTLKEALKAINERMWDIQDALREKEAAQQFDDAFIQLARGVYGTNGERVQVKNEINRVAGSALVEEKQYQGE from the coding sequence GTGGAAGCCATCCTGACCCCGGTATCGATCGGTGAGCTGATCGACAAGATCACCATCCTGGAAATCAAGGCCGAGCGCATCGGCGACGCCACCAAGCTGGCCAATGTGCGTACCGAACTGGACGGGCTGCTGCCGCTGCTGGCCGCCCAGCTGCAGGCGCAGCCGTCGCTGGGCACGCTCAAGGAGGCGCTGAAGGCCATCAACGAGCGCATGTGGGACATCCAGGACGCGCTGCGCGAGAAGGAAGCCGCCCAGCAGTTCGATGATGCCTTCATCCAGCTCGCGCGCGGGGTGTACGGCACCAACGGTGAACGCGTGCAGGTGAAGAACGAGATCAACCGTGTCGCCGGTTCGGCACTGGTGGAAGAAAAGCAGTACCAGGGCGAGTAA
- a CDS encoding TorF family putative porin, translating to MKTQGKRVAVIAALAVALCAGSAQAQVQVSGNATLTSDYVWRGSTQSDGDPAAQAGVKVSSHGWYASGWGSNVSFKPDNGAHTEFDLVAGWSGALATDWNVDVNLTRYLYPGTGRRLDWTEGSATLSWRQYAWLQVAHSSDALAGGHRGTYGLLGARLPLGQKLRLEAAVGHYWLDAAQGPDYTHGQLSAIATLTPTWELRATVHDTDNAARRLFPGAAGGRFELALQGSF from the coding sequence GTGAAGACCCAGGGGAAGCGCGTGGCGGTGATCGCCGCGCTGGCAGTGGCGCTGTGCGCCGGGAGCGCACAGGCGCAGGTGCAGGTCAGCGGCAATGCCACGCTGACCAGCGATTATGTGTGGCGTGGCAGCACGCAGAGCGATGGTGACCCGGCCGCGCAGGCCGGCGTGAAGGTGTCCAGCCACGGCTGGTATGCCAGTGGCTGGGGCTCGAACGTGTCGTTCAAGCCGGACAACGGCGCCCACACCGAGTTCGATCTGGTGGCTGGCTGGTCCGGTGCGCTGGCGACGGACTGGAACGTGGACGTCAACCTGACCCGGTACCTGTACCCGGGCACCGGTCGCCGCCTGGACTGGACCGAAGGCAGCGCCACCCTGAGCTGGCGCCAGTACGCCTGGCTGCAGGTGGCCCATTCCAGCGACGCGCTGGCCGGTGGCCACCGCGGCACCTACGGCCTGCTGGGCGCCCGCCTGCCGCTGGGGCAGAAGCTGCGCCTGGAAGCGGCGGTGGGCCACTACTGGCTCGACGCGGCGCAGGGCCCGGACTACACCCATGGCCAGCTCAGCGCGATCGCCACGCTGACCCCGACCTGGGAGTTGCGTGCCACCGTGCATGACACCGACAACGCCGCCCGCCGCCTGTTCCCCGGCGCGGCCGGTGGCCGCTTCGAACTGGCCCTGCAGGGCAGCTTCTAG
- a CDS encoding MFS transporter, giving the protein MDPTPLPSLHRWQVLLMAFATGVAVASNYYAQPLLHTMAGQFGVPFGQIGIVVTAAQLSYAAGLILLVPLGDLFERRRLIVVMSLLSACGLVISALAPSLPWLLLGTALTGLFSVVAQVLVPFAATLAEPQHRGRVVGTLMSGLLLGILLARTVAGGISSLGSWRWVYAVAAVVLVSTTLALWRGLPRFRHGAGLGYFALLRSIGTLFAREPVFRHRTLLGACSFAMFAMFWTPLAFLLAQHPYGYTDATIGLFGLVGAAGTLAAGIAGRMADRGQSGRATAIALVLLLASWLPLGVATHSLAALLVGVLALDLAAQLLHVSNQNVVYALQPDARNRLNAGYMTGYFIGGSLGSLLSAQVYQRFGWTGVCLAGASVGVLALLLWLPGALRARQAAAKA; this is encoded by the coding sequence ATGGATCCGACCCCGCTGCCGTCCCTGCACCGCTGGCAGGTGCTGCTGATGGCCTTCGCCACCGGCGTTGCCGTGGCCAGCAACTACTACGCCCAGCCCTTGCTGCACACGATGGCCGGGCAGTTCGGCGTGCCGTTCGGCCAGATCGGCATCGTGGTTACCGCAGCCCAGCTCAGCTACGCGGCCGGGTTGATCCTGCTGGTGCCGCTGGGCGACCTGTTCGAGCGGCGCCGGCTGATCGTGGTGATGTCGCTGCTGTCGGCGTGCGGCCTGGTGATCAGCGCACTGGCGCCCAGCCTGCCCTGGTTGCTGCTGGGCACGGCGCTGACCGGCCTGTTCTCGGTGGTGGCGCAGGTGCTGGTGCCGTTCGCGGCCACGCTGGCCGAACCGCAGCATCGCGGGCGGGTGGTCGGCACGCTGATGAGCGGGCTGCTGCTGGGCATCCTGCTGGCGCGTACGGTGGCCGGCGGCATTTCCAGCCTGGGCAGCTGGCGCTGGGTGTACGCCGTGGCCGCCGTGGTGCTGGTGTCCACCACGCTGGCGCTGTGGCGCGGGCTGCCGCGCTTCCGCCACGGTGCCGGGCTGGGCTACTTCGCGCTGCTGCGCTCGATCGGCACGTTGTTCGCGCGTGAACCGGTGTTCCGCCACCGCACGCTGCTGGGCGCGTGCAGCTTCGCCATGTTCGCCATGTTCTGGACGCCGCTGGCGTTCCTGCTGGCCCAGCACCCCTATGGCTACACCGATGCGACCATCGGCCTGTTCGGCCTGGTCGGGGCCGCCGGCACGCTGGCGGCCGGCATCGCCGGGCGCATGGCCGACCGGGGCCAGAGTGGCCGTGCCACCGCCATCGCCCTGGTGCTGCTGCTGGCTTCGTGGCTGCCACTGGGCGTGGCCACGCATTCGCTGGCCGCGCTGCTGGTCGGCGTGCTGGCGCTGGACCTGGCCGCGCAGCTGCTGCACGTGAGCAACCAGAACGTGGTCTACGCGCTGCAGCCCGATGCCCGCAACCGCCTCAACGCCGGCTACATGACCGGCTACTTCATCGGCGGTTCGCTGGGTTCGCTGCTGTCGGCACAGGTGTACCAGCGCTTCGGCTGGACCGGCGTGTGCCTGGCCGGGGCCAGCGTCGGCGTGCTGGCCCTGCTGCTGTGGCTGCCTGGCGCGCTGCGCGCGCGCCAGGCGGCGGCCAAGGCCTAG
- a CDS encoding LysR family transcriptional regulator, whose product MNLKQLEFAVALAEEGNFTRAAARCHVVQSALSHQIAHLEQELGAPLFERLPRQVRATPAGEALLVHARQVLASVRHLRADVAASIGQVRGTLAVGQISSLTGIDVVALLAGFQQRYRQVEFQLRMDKSETLIAQVRDRQLDIALVGLAPSASIEGVCHRVLQEEALVAVMAPQHPLAGRKRLPLQALVDQALVDFPQGTGARRQTDDAFAAANLPHPVRFEVSHLELVERIVRHGLAVGIVPLSIAEGFSGVARIALQPTPRRRVHLVWQRVPTPAAQAFLQDLLSAAGAGSAP is encoded by the coding sequence GTGAACCTCAAGCAGCTCGAATTCGCCGTGGCGCTGGCCGAGGAAGGCAACTTCACCCGGGCTGCGGCCCGTTGCCACGTGGTGCAGTCGGCGTTGAGCCACCAGATCGCCCACCTGGAGCAGGAACTGGGCGCGCCGTTGTTCGAGCGGCTGCCGCGCCAGGTGCGCGCCACGCCCGCCGGTGAGGCCCTGCTGGTGCATGCGCGGCAGGTACTGGCCAGCGTGCGCCACCTGCGTGCGGACGTGGCCGCCAGCATCGGCCAGGTGCGCGGTACGCTGGCGGTAGGCCAGATTTCCTCACTGACCGGCATCGACGTGGTGGCACTGCTGGCCGGCTTCCAGCAGCGCTACCGGCAGGTGGAATTCCAGCTGCGCATGGACAAGAGCGAAACATTGATCGCCCAGGTGCGTGACCGCCAGCTGGATATCGCGTTGGTGGGGCTGGCGCCCTCGGCCAGCATCGAAGGCGTCTGCCATCGCGTGCTGCAGGAAGAAGCGCTGGTCGCGGTGATGGCGCCGCAGCACCCGTTGGCCGGGCGCAAGCGGCTGCCCCTGCAGGCGCTGGTGGACCAGGCCCTGGTTGATTTCCCGCAGGGCACCGGCGCGCGGCGGCAGACCGACGATGCGTTCGCAGCGGCCAATCTGCCCCATCCGGTGCGTTTCGAGGTCAGCCACCTGGAACTGGTCGAGCGCATCGTGCGCCATGGCCTGGCCGTGGGCATCGTGCCGCTGTCCATCGCCGAAGGCTTCAGCGGCGTAGCACGCATCGCCCTGCAGCCCACGCCACGGCGGCGCGTGCACCTGGTCTGGCAGCGCGTGCCGACCCCGGCCGCGCAGGCGTTCCTGCAGGACCTGCTCAGCGCCGCAGGCGCAGGCTCAGCCCCTTGA
- a CDS encoding DUF1456 family protein, whose amino-acid sequence MINNDVLRSLRYSMDLADGHVVSLCQLADPAFSVTTDEVKGWLHREDEPGHLPCPDAALAHFLDGLIIHLRGRDESQPLRPVETRLDNNLILKKLRVAFQLRDVDLMEIFAAAGFRASKSEVGALFRQPGHANYRRCLDQMLRNFLKGLSLRLRR is encoded by the coding sequence ATGATCAACAACGATGTCCTGCGCAGCCTGCGCTATTCCATGGACCTGGCCGATGGCCATGTCGTTTCGCTGTGCCAGCTGGCCGACCCCGCCTTCAGCGTGACCACCGACGAGGTGAAGGGCTGGCTGCACCGCGAGGACGAGCCCGGCCATCTGCCCTGCCCCGATGCCGCACTGGCGCACTTCCTGGACGGGCTGATCATCCACCTGCGTGGCCGCGACGAAAGCCAGCCGCTGCGGCCGGTGGAGACCCGCCTGGACAACAACCTGATCCTGAAGAAGCTGCGGGTAGCGTTCCAGCTGCGCGACGTGGACCTGATGGAGATCTTCGCCGCCGCCGGCTTCCGTGCGTCCAAATCGGAGGTGGGGGCCCTGTTCCGCCAGCCCGGCCATGCCAACTACCGCCGCTGCCTGGACCAGATGCTGCGCAACTTCCTCAAGGGGCTGAGCCTGCGCCTGCGGCGCTGA